The Aureimonas mangrovi genome includes a region encoding these proteins:
- the tsaA gene encoding tRNA (N6-threonylcarbamoyladenosine(37)-N6)-methyltransferase TrmO, translated as MVRLNEVRENEIAVAPPDASDAGLVFIGRIHTPWTSRLECPRQGRQDGPTCEIEIFEPWVPALDGVEAFERLEVLYWLDRSRRDLVHQSPASDGTTRGTFALRSPVRPNPIGTSLVRLLGRDGARLKVRGLDCLDGTPLIDLKPDRCLFTPIAPPQPGDFQTGD; from the coding sequence ATGGTCCGGCTGAACGAAGTCCGCGAGAACGAAATCGCCGTCGCGCCGCCGGACGCATCGGATGCCGGCCTCGTCTTCATCGGACGCATTCACACGCCCTGGACCTCGCGGCTGGAATGCCCGCGCCAGGGACGGCAGGACGGGCCGACCTGCGAGATCGAGATCTTCGAGCCTTGGGTGCCCGCACTCGACGGTGTGGAAGCCTTCGAGCGGCTGGAAGTGCTCTACTGGCTCGACCGGTCCCGGCGCGATCTCGTCCACCAGAGCCCGGCGAGCGACGGCACGACGCGCGGCACCTTCGCGCTACGCTCGCCAGTGCGCCCGAACCCGATCGGCACCTCGCTCGTGCGGCTTCTCGGGCGCGACGGAGCGCGCCTCAAGGTTCGCGGCCTCGACTGTCTCGATGGCACGCCGCTGATCGACCTCAAGCCCGATCGGTGCCTGTTCACGCCCATCGCCCCGCCGCAGCCGGGCGACTTCCAGACCGGCGATTAG
- a CDS encoding 2'-deoxycytidine 5'-triphosphate deaminase: MSEGILPDRDIAALVDTGAIALGRPLASDQIQPASLDLRLGQRAFRVRASFLPGPRRTVEETLARFSLHAVDLSEGAVLETGCVYIVPLMESLALPADLRASANPKSSTGRLDIFTRIITDRAQEFDKVPAGYRGPLYIEISPRTFPILVRAGSRLSQIRFRRGAAGLSGEELALLNTAERLTDAADANISGEGGIALSVDLAGDESGLVGYRGKRHTAVVDVDRREAHAVSDFWEPIHRSGSGELVLDPDEFYILVSKEAVHVPPAYAAEMTPFDPLVGEFRVHYAGFFDPGFGHSQAGGTGSRAVLEVRSHEVPFILEDGQIVGRLVYERMARAPEKLYGLDLKSNYQAQRLKLSKHFMG, encoded by the coding sequence ATGAGCGAGGGCATCCTTCCCGATCGGGATATCGCGGCGCTGGTCGATACGGGCGCCATCGCGCTCGGCCGACCGCTGGCGAGTGACCAGATCCAGCCCGCGAGCCTCGACCTGCGTCTCGGCCAGCGCGCTTTCCGCGTGCGCGCGAGCTTCCTGCCCGGCCCGCGCCGCACGGTGGAGGAGACGCTGGCGCGCTTCTCGCTCCACGCGGTCGATCTCAGCGAGGGCGCCGTCCTAGAGACGGGCTGCGTCTACATCGTGCCGCTGATGGAGAGCCTCGCGCTGCCGGCGGATTTGCGCGCCTCGGCCAATCCAAAATCCTCCACCGGCCGCCTCGACATCTTCACGCGCATCATCACAGACCGCGCGCAGGAGTTCGACAAGGTGCCGGCGGGCTATCGCGGCCCGCTCTACATCGAGATTTCGCCGCGCACCTTCCCGATTCTGGTGCGCGCCGGCTCGCGCCTGTCGCAGATCCGCTTCCGGCGCGGCGCGGCCGGCCTGTCGGGCGAGGAGCTTGCGCTCCTCAACACGGCGGAGCGCCTGACGGACGCGGCCGACGCCAACATCTCCGGCGAAGGCGGCATTGCACTGTCGGTGGATCTCGCGGGTGACGAGAGCGGCCTCGTCGGCTATCGCGGCAAGCGCCACACGGCGGTCGTCGACGTCGATCGCCGCGAGGCGCACGCCGTCTCCGACTTCTGGGAGCCGATCCACCGCTCGGGATCGGGCGAGCTGGTTCTGGACCCCGACGAGTTCTACATCCTCGTCTCCAAGGAAGCCGTACACGTTCCACCGGCCTATGCCGCCGAGATGACGCCCTTTGATCCGCTGGTCGGCGAATTCCGCGTCCATTACGCCGGCTTCTTCGACCCCGGCTTCGGCCATTCGCAGGCCGGCGGTACGGGCAGCCGCGCGGTGCTGGAAGTGCGCAGCCACGAGGTGCCGTTCATCCTGGAGGACGGGCAGATCGTCGGCCGCCTGGTCTACGAGCGGATGGCCCGTGCGCCCGAAAAGCTCTACGGCCTCGACCTGAAGTCGAACTACCAGGCGCAGCGGCTCAAGCTCTCCAAGCATTTCATGGGGTAG
- a CDS encoding O-succinylhomoserine sulfhydrylase, producing MSQTDRTRALRPATRMVHAGTMRSQFGEMSEALFLTQGFIYDTAEAAEARFKGEDDGFIYSRYSNPTTRMFEERMMALEGAEDARATASGMAAVTAALQCSVKAGDHVVAARALFGSCRYVLETVLGRAGVACTLVDGRNLDAWRAAVTPRTKLFFLESPTNPTLEVVDIAAVAEIAHAAGARLVVDNVFATPLQQKPLELGADVVVYSATKHIDGQGRCLGGVILSSKAWIDENLHDFFRHTGPSLSPFNAWTLLKGLETLPLRVAAQTANAALLADHLADSEKVSRVIYPGRADHPDAAVIARQMSGGSTLLAFEVKGGKEAAFRFANALEIVSISNNLGDAKSLITHPATTTHKNLSPEDRAELGIGDGLLRLSAGIEDAADLIDDVETALAAT from the coding sequence ATGAGCCAGACCGATCGTACCCGTGCCCTTCGCCCCGCCACGCGCATGGTACATGCGGGCACGATGCGCTCGCAGTTCGGCGAGATGTCCGAGGCGCTCTTCCTGACGCAGGGCTTCATCTACGACACGGCGGAAGCCGCCGAGGCCCGCTTCAAGGGCGAGGACGACGGCTTCATCTACTCGCGCTATTCCAACCCGACCACGCGCATGTTCGAGGAGCGGATGATGGCGCTGGAGGGCGCGGAGGACGCGCGCGCAACCGCCTCCGGCATGGCCGCCGTCACCGCCGCGCTCCAGTGTTCGGTCAAAGCCGGCGATCATGTGGTGGCCGCCCGCGCCCTCTTCGGCTCCTGTCGCTACGTGCTCGAGACGGTGCTCGGGCGCGCGGGCGTCGCCTGCACGCTCGTCGACGGGCGAAATCTCGACGCATGGCGGGCGGCGGTGACGCCGCGCACGAAGCTCTTCTTCCTCGAAAGCCCGACCAACCCGACGCTCGAAGTCGTCGACATCGCGGCCGTCGCCGAGATCGCCCACGCAGCGGGCGCCCGCCTCGTCGTCGACAACGTCTTCGCCACCCCCCTCCAGCAGAAGCCGCTGGAGCTCGGTGCCGACGTCGTCGTCTATTCGGCCACCAAGCATATCGACGGCCAGGGGCGGTGCCTCGGCGGCGTCATCCTCTCCTCCAAGGCGTGGATCGACGAGAACCTGCATGACTTCTTCCGCCACACCGGCCCGTCGCTCTCGCCGTTCAATGCCTGGACCCTACTGAAGGGTTTGGAGACCCTCCCCCTGCGCGTCGCCGCGCAGACAGCGAACGCAGCACTCCTCGCCGACCATCTGGCGGACAGCGAGAAGGTCTCGCGCGTCATCTATCCCGGCCGCGCCGACCACCCGGACGCAGCCGTGATCGCGCGGCAGATGAGCGGCGGATCGACGCTCCTCGCCTTCGAGGTGAAGGGTGGCAAGGAGGCGGCCTTCCGCTTCGCCAACGCGCTCGAGATCGTTTCCATCTCCAACAATCTCGGCGATGCGAAGAGCCTCATCACCCACCCCGCGACGACGACGCACAAGAACCTCTCGCCCGAGGACCGAGCCGAACTCGGCATCGGCGACGGTCTCCTGAGGCTTTCGGCCGGCATCGAGGACGCTGCGGACCTGATCGACGACGTGGAGACCGCCCTCGCCGCCACCTGA
- the apaG gene encoding Co2+/Mg2+ efflux protein ApaG, translating into MYETTTALITVRVSPSYLETQSDPDEGRWVFAYTIEIVNRSEQRVRLRSRYWHITDGVGHVEEVRGPGVVGEEPTLMPGDSFTYTSGCPLSTPSGIMRGHFHMQRPDGSFFDVEVPAFSLDAPTGRRTLN; encoded by the coding sequence ATGTACGAAACGACGACGGCGCTGATCACCGTGAGGGTCAGCCCGAGCTACCTCGAGACACAATCGGACCCCGACGAGGGTCGCTGGGTCTTCGCCTACACGATCGAGATCGTGAACCGTTCGGAGCAGCGCGTGCGGCTACGTTCGCGCTACTGGCACATCACCGATGGCGTCGGTCATGTGGAAGAGGTTCGCGGCCCCGGCGTCGTCGGGGAGGAGCCGACGCTCATGCCGGGCGACAGCTTCACCTACACGTCGGGTTGCCCGTTATCGACGCCGTCTGGCATCATGCGCGGACACTTCCACATGCAGCGCCCGGACGGCAGCTTCTTCGACGTCGAGGTTCCCGCCTTCTCGCTCGATGCCCCCACGGGACGCCGCACGCTCAACTAG
- a CDS encoding Hsp33 family molecular chaperone, giving the protein MSNIEEIELGEFGYAGDDAVVPFQVEALDARGRAVQLGDMVDAILSRHDYPEPVSRLLAEMIVLTVLLGTSLKFDGKFTAQTQTDGPVDLLVVDFTTPSSVRAYARFDAERVEAAVAEGRTEPEHLLGTGTMALTVDQGRHMQRYQGIVALDGTSLEEVAEGYFRQSEQIPTTVRLAVARIARRREGGGFDETWRAGGLVAQFLPEAPERMRLPDLPGGDLPEGAIEVGGHEPDDSWTEIRALVDTIEPSELADPDVGVERLLFRLFHERGVRVFPPTPVADDCSCSRERIRDVLVNFTADELAESTKDGKIEVVCEFCGETYEFSPDEFGKGGEADDAS; this is encoded by the coding sequence ATGAGCAATATCGAGGAAATCGAGCTCGGCGAGTTCGGCTACGCCGGTGATGATGCGGTCGTGCCCTTCCAGGTCGAGGCGCTCGATGCGCGCGGCCGCGCGGTGCAGCTCGGCGACATGGTGGACGCGATCCTGTCGCGCCACGATTATCCCGAGCCTGTCTCTCGCCTTCTCGCGGAGATGATCGTCCTCACGGTCCTTCTCGGCACCTCCCTGAAGTTCGACGGCAAGTTCACCGCGCAGACGCAGACCGACGGGCCGGTGGACCTTCTCGTCGTCGACTTCACGACCCCGTCGTCGGTCCGCGCCTATGCACGCTTCGACGCCGAGCGTGTCGAGGCGGCGGTGGCGGAGGGACGCACGGAGCCCGAGCATCTCCTCGGCACTGGCACGATGGCGCTGACGGTCGACCAGGGCCGCCACATGCAGCGCTATCAGGGCATCGTGGCGCTCGATGGCACCTCGCTGGAGGAAGTGGCGGAAGGCTATTTCCGCCAGTCCGAGCAGATTCCGACGACCGTTCGCCTTGCCGTCGCGCGCATCGCGCGCCGCCGCGAGGGTGGCGGCTTCGATGAAACGTGGCGGGCCGGCGGCCTCGTCGCGCAGTTCCTGCCCGAGGCGCCCGAGCGCATGCGCCTGCCGGACCTGCCAGGGGGCGACTTGCCGGAAGGCGCGATCGAGGTGGGCGGACACGAACCGGATGATTCCTGGACGGAAATCCGCGCGCTCGTCGACACCATCGAGCCGTCCGAGCTCGCCGATCCTGATGTCGGCGTGGAGCGGCTTCTCTTCCGGCTCTTCCACGAGCGCGGCGTTCGGGTCTTCCCCCCGACGCCGGTGGCCGACGACTGCTCCTGCTCGCGAGAGCGCATCCGCGACGTTCTGGTGAACTTCACGGCCGACGAACTGGCCGAGAGCACGAAGGACGGCAAGATCGAAGTCGTCTGCGAATTCTGCGGCGAGACCTACGAGTTCTCGCCAGACGAGTTCGGTAAGGGCGGCGAGGCCGACGACGCTAGTTGA
- the argF gene encoding ornithine carbamoyltransferase, with translation MNASTPIRHFLDISVVEPADLRAILDDARRRKAEGRASPRPLEGRMLAMIFEKPSTRTRVSFDVAMRQLGGETLFLSGSEMQLGRAETIADTARVLSRYVDAIMIRTTEHSRLLEMAEAASVPVVNALTDDTHPCQIMADLMTFEEHRGPVAGRTFAWSGDGNNVLNSLIEAAPCFDFSLRIATPEGSEPDPAYIAAAKSAGASILVTHDAREAVAGADCVVTDTWVSMGREEAARGHNVFFPYQVNEALMAQANPDALFMHCLPAHRGEEVTDGVIDGPQSVVFDEAENRLHAQKSILAWMFGEVGR, from the coding sequence ATGAACGCCTCGACTCCGATCCGCCACTTCCTGGACATCTCTGTCGTCGAGCCCGCCGACCTGCGCGCCATTCTCGACGACGCCCGCCGCCGCAAGGCCGAGGGGCGCGCCTCGCCGCGCCCGCTCGAGGGCCGCATGCTGGCGATGATCTTCGAGAAGCCCTCGACACGCACGCGCGTCTCCTTCGACGTCGCCATGCGCCAACTCGGCGGCGAGACGCTGTTCCTGTCGGGATCGGAAATGCAGCTCGGCCGTGCCGAGACGATCGCCGACACCGCGCGTGTCCTGTCGCGTTACGTCGACGCGATCATGATCCGCACGACGGAGCATTCCCGGCTTCTGGAAATGGCCGAGGCGGCGTCGGTGCCCGTCGTCAACGCCCTGACCGACGACACGCATCCCTGCCAGATCATGGCGGACCTGATGACCTTCGAGGAGCATCGCGGGCCGGTGGCCGGCAGGACCTTCGCCTGGAGCGGGGACGGCAACAACGTCCTCAACTCGTTGATCGAGGCCGCGCCGTGCTTCGACTTCTCCCTGCGCATCGCGACTCCCGAGGGCTCCGAGCCCGATCCGGCCTATATCGCGGCGGCGAAGAGCGCCGGTGCTTCCATCCTCGTCACGCACGACGCGCGCGAGGCCGTCGCGGGCGCTGACTGCGTCGTCACCGACACCTGGGTCTCGATGGGCCGCGAGGAGGCCGCGCGCGGCCACAACGTCTTCTTCCCCTATCAGGTGAACGAAGCGCTGATGGCGCAGGCGAACCCGGACGCGCTGTTCATGCACTGCCTGCCCGCCCATCGCGGCGAGGAGGTGACGGATGGCGTCATCGACGGGCCGCAGTCAGTGGTGTTCGACGAGGCGGAGAACCGCCTGCACGCACAGAAATCGATCCTTGCATGGATGTTCGGCGAGGTAGGCCGATGA
- a CDS encoding aspartate aminotransferase family protein — protein MAAPQEAHSPLFATYARADLRFERGEGVWLIADDGRRFMDFAAGIAVNALGHAHPHLVEALTTQATKLWHVSNLYEIPGQARLASRLCEATFADRVFFTNSGAEALECAIKAARRYHFVGGEPERYRIVTFEGAFHGRTLATVAAGGQKKYLEGFGPKVEGFDQVPFGDLAAVKAAIGPQTAAILIEPIQGEGGVRVPPPGFLQALRDLCDENGLLLIFDEVQSGLGRTGHFYAYQGAGVTPDLLASAKGLGGGFPIGACLATEAAASGLTAGTHGTTFGGNPLAMAVGNAVLDVVLEEGFLEHVREMGLLFKQGLESVKDRHPGVVEEIRGEGLLVGIKVRGSNGEFVAKLRERGLLAVPAGDNVVRLLPPLIVTAEEARGALERIEAAAAALSSTQGAAA, from the coding sequence ATGGCCGCCCCCCAAGAAGCCCACTCGCCGCTGTTCGCAACCTACGCTCGCGCGGACCTTCGCTTCGAGCGAGGCGAAGGCGTGTGGCTGATCGCGGACGATGGGCGCCGCTTCATGGATTTTGCCGCCGGCATCGCGGTGAACGCGCTCGGCCATGCGCATCCGCATCTCGTCGAAGCGCTGACCACGCAGGCCACCAAGCTCTGGCACGTCTCGAACCTCTACGAGATTCCGGGCCAGGCGCGTCTGGCCTCGCGGCTGTGCGAGGCGACCTTCGCCGATCGTGTGTTCTTCACCAATTCGGGCGCCGAGGCGCTGGAATGCGCGATCAAGGCCGCGCGGCGCTACCATTTCGTGGGGGGCGAGCCCGAGCGCTATCGCATCGTTACTTTCGAAGGCGCCTTCCACGGCCGCACGTTGGCGACCGTCGCCGCAGGTGGCCAGAAGAAATACCTTGAGGGCTTCGGGCCCAAGGTCGAGGGCTTCGACCAAGTGCCGTTCGGAGACCTCGCCGCCGTGAAGGCGGCGATCGGCCCGCAGACCGCCGCGATCCTGATCGAGCCGATCCAGGGCGAGGGCGGCGTGCGCGTGCCGCCGCCGGGCTTCCTGCAAGCGCTGCGCGACCTGTGCGACGAGAACGGCCTGCTCCTGATCTTCGACGAGGTGCAGTCGGGCCTCGGCCGCACCGGGCACTTCTACGCCTATCAGGGCGCCGGCGTGACGCCCGATCTCCTCGCCTCGGCCAAGGGCCTGGGCGGCGGCTTCCCGATCGGCGCCTGTCTCGCCACCGAGGCTGCTGCCTCCGGCCTGACGGCCGGCACCCACGGCACCACCTTCGGCGGCAATCCGCTGGCGATGGCCGTCGGCAACGCGGTTCTCGACGTGGTGCTGGAAGAGGGTTTCCTGGAGCATGTCCGCGAGATGGGCCTTCTGTTCAAGCAGGGGCTGGAGTCGGTGAAGGATCGCCATCCGGGTGTCGTCGAGGAAATTCGCGGCGAGGGGCTTCTGGTCGGCATCAAGGTGCGCGGGTCCAATGGCGAGTTCGTCGCCAAGCTGCGCGAGCGCGGGCTTCTGGCGGTTCCGGCCGGCGACAATGTCGTCCGGCTTCTGCCACCCCTGATCGTGACGGCCGAGGAGGCCCGGGGCGCGCTGGAGCGCATCGAGGCGGCCGCCGCGGCGCTGTCCTCGACGCAGGGAGCGGCGGCATGA
- a CDS encoding GcrA family cell cycle regulator: protein MSWTDERIDLLKKRWADGHSASQIAGELGGVTRNAVIGKVHRLKLESRIKTAPVTEPVATVKAKPATAEPVRPAETAAPRLVVASQAGISRQPTARAIGATALKMEEEVDLVAERGLVTEQQQSAEIVPISRNLTLVQLSERTCKWPLGDPLSPDFRFCGNHSGDASPYCQYHARIAFQPVSERRRVR, encoded by the coding sequence ATGAGCTGGACGGACGAACGTATCGACCTTCTCAAGAAGCGCTGGGCCGATGGTCACAGCGCCAGCCAGATCGCGGGCGAGCTCGGCGGCGTCACCCGAAATGCGGTGATCGGCAAGGTCCATCGCCTGAAGCTCGAAAGCCGGATCAAGACCGCGCCCGTCACCGAGCCCGTAGCCACGGTGAAGGCCAAGCCCGCAACGGCGGAGCCCGTACGCCCGGCCGAGACGGCCGCCCCGCGCCTCGTCGTTGCCTCGCAGGCCGGCATTTCGCGCCAGCCGACGGCGCGCGCCATCGGCGCCACCGCATTGAAGATGGAGGAAGAGGTCGATCTCGTCGCAGAGCGCGGTCTCGTCACCGAGCAGCAGCAGAGCGCGGAGATCGTGCCGATCTCGCGCAACCTCACGCTGGTGCAACTCTCCGAGCGCACCTGCAAATGGCCACTCGGCGATCCGCTCTCGCCCGATTTCCGCTTCTGCGGCAACCATTCAGGCGACGCCTCGCCCTACTGCCAGTATCATGCCCGGATCGCCTTCCAGCCGGTGTCCGAGCGCCGCCGGGTTCGCTGA
- a CDS encoding DUF3297 family protein codes for MSDKLPADAAMPDRLSIDPDSPFHDEALLARGVGIRFNGAEKTNVEEYCVSEGWVRVAAGKTLDRKGKPLTIKLKGTVEPYPKGDGE; via the coding sequence ATGAGCGACAAGCTTCCGGCCGATGCCGCCATGCCCGATCGCCTGTCGATCGACCCCGACAGCCCGTTCCACGACGAAGCCCTGCTCGCGCGGGGCGTCGGCATCCGCTTCAACGGGGCGGAGAAAACCAATGTCGAGGAGTATTGCGTCAGCGAGGGCTGGGTGCGCGTGGCGGCCGGCAAGACGCTGGACCGCAAGGGCAAGCCGCTGACGATTAAGCTGAAGGGCACCGTCGAGCCCTATCCGAAGGGCGACGGCGAGTAA
- the phoB gene encoding phosphate regulon transcriptional regulator PhoB, with the protein MAPRVAVVEDEEALGILLRYNLEAEGYDVEVIARGDEADIRLREAQPDLLLLDWMLPGLSGVELCRRLRQREETAMLPIIMLTARGEESERVRGLSVGADDYIVKPFSTPELMARVRAMLRRTKPERIAARLAAGDIELDRETRRVRRSGREVKLGPTEFKLLEFLMQAPGRVFSREQLLDGVWGQGVYVDERTVDVHVGRLRRTLNRGQRIDPIRTVRGSGYAFDETFTGRAS; encoded by the coding sequence ATGGCACCCCGTGTCGCGGTGGTCGAAGACGAAGAGGCTCTCGGTATCCTCCTGCGTTACAATCTCGAAGCCGAGGGCTACGACGTCGAGGTGATCGCGCGCGGCGACGAGGCTGACATCAGGCTGCGGGAGGCGCAGCCCGATCTTCTGCTTCTCGACTGGATGCTGCCCGGCCTTTCCGGCGTCGAGCTGTGTCGGCGGTTGCGGCAGCGCGAGGAGACGGCGATGCTGCCGATCATCATGCTGACGGCGCGCGGCGAGGAGAGCGAGCGCGTGCGCGGCCTCTCGGTCGGTGCGGACGACTACATCGTCAAGCCGTTCTCGACGCCCGAGCTGATGGCGCGCGTGCGGGCCATGCTGCGCCGGACGAAGCCTGAACGGATCGCAGCGCGCCTTGCGGCGGGCGATATCGAGCTCGACCGCGAGACGCGCCGCGTGCGCCGATCGGGCCGCGAGGTGAAGCTCGGACCGACGGAGTTCAAGCTCCTGGAATTCCTGATGCAGGCCCCCGGCCGCGTTTTCTCGCGCGAGCAGCTCCTGGACGGAGTTTGGGGGCAGGGTGTCTATGTCGACGAGCGCACGGTTGACGTGCATGTCGGTCGCCTTCGCCGCACGCTGAACCGGGGCCAGCGTATCGACCCGATCCGCACCGTGCGCGGTTCGGGCTACGCTTTCGATGAAACCTTCACGGGCCGCGCCTCCTGA
- the phoU gene encoding phosphate signaling complex protein PhoU, with the protein MAEHIVSSYDAELKSILSDISSMGGQAERIVARAVESLTRSDAVLARSVVAEDKVLDAAQRDLDEHAIMTIAKRQPMAQDLREIVGAIRISNDLERIGDLGKNIAKRVISIAEHNQPVKLVRGIEHLSELALEQLKDVLDAYAVRDEARAEAVRMRDEEIDAMYTSIFRELLTYMMEDPRNITACTHLLFSAKNIERIGDHATNIAETIYYIKTGQQMDLDRPKDDRTHTIGTAQASV; encoded by the coding sequence ATGGCCGAACATATCGTCTCGTCCTACGATGCCGAGCTCAAGTCCATCCTCAGCGACATCTCGTCGATGGGCGGGCAGGCCGAGCGCATCGTCGCGCGCGCCGTCGAGTCGCTCACCCGCAGCGACGCGGTCCTTGCCCGCTCCGTCGTGGCCGAGGACAAGGTCCTCGACGCCGCCCAGCGCGACCTCGATGAGCACGCGATCATGACGATCGCCAAGCGCCAGCCGATGGCGCAGGACCTGCGCGAGATCGTGGGCGCCATCCGCATCTCCAACGACCTCGAACGCATCGGTGATCTCGGCAAGAACATCGCCAAGCGCGTGATTTCGATCGCGGAGCACAACCAGCCGGTCAAGCTCGTGCGCGGCATCGAACATCTTTCGGAGCTCGCGCTCGAGCAGCTCAAGGACGTGCTCGATGCCTATGCGGTGCGCGATGAGGCCCGAGCAGAGGCCGTGCGCATGCGCGACGAGGAAATCGACGCGATGTACACGTCGATCTTCCGGGAACTCTTGACCTACATGATGGAGGATCCGCGCAACATCACCGCTTGCACGCATCTTCTCTTTTCGGCCAAGAACATTGAGCGGATCGGCGACCACGCGACCAACATCGCGGAGACGATCTACTACATCAAGACGGGTCAGCAGATGGATCTCGATCGCCCCAAGGACGATCGAACCCACACGATCGGCACCGCGCAGGCGAGCGTCTGA
- the pstB gene encoding phosphate ABC transporter ATP-binding protein PstB, with product MRGRKVNVFYGAKQALFDVDLDVAERRVTALIGPSGCGKSTFLRCLNRMNDTVESARVEGDITLDGEDIYAPDLDVVELRARVGMVFQKPNPFPKSIFDNVAYGPRIHGLAANKSELEEIVVTSLKRAGLFEEVKDRLNEPGTGLSGGQQQRLCIARAIAVSPEVILMDEPCSALDPIATATVEALIDELKRNYTIVIVTHSMQQAARVSQATAMFHLGRVVEVGPTEKMFQNPDDKRTRDYITGRFG from the coding sequence ATGCGCGGCCGGAAGGTCAACGTCTTCTACGGCGCCAAGCAGGCCCTCTTCGATGTCGATCTCGACGTCGCCGAGCGCCGCGTCACGGCCCTCATCGGGCCGTCCGGCTGCGGCAAGTCGACCTTCCTGCGCTGTCTCAACCGGATGAACGACACGGTGGAATCGGCGCGCGTCGAGGGCGACATCACCCTTGATGGCGAGGACATCTACGCGCCGGATCTCGACGTCGTGGAACTGCGCGCCCGCGTCGGCATGGTGTTCCAGAAGCCGAACCCGTTCCCGAAGTCGATCTTCGACAACGTGGCCTACGGTCCGCGTATCCACGGCCTCGCCGCCAACAAGAGCGAGCTGGAGGAGATCGTCGTCACGAGCCTCAAGCGCGCGGGCCTCTTCGAAGAGGTGAAGGACCGCCTGAATGAGCCGGGCACCGGCCTGTCGGGTGGTCAGCAGCAGCGCCTGTGCATCGCGCGCGCCATCGCGGTTTCGCCCGAGGTCATCCTGATGGACGAGCCTTGTTCGGCGCTCGACCCGATTGCGACGGCCACCGTCGAAGCGCTGATCGACGAGTTGAAGCGCAACTACACGATCGTCATCGTCACCCACTCCATGCAGCAGGCGGCGCGCGTGAGCCAGGCGACGGCCATGTTCCATCTCGGCCGCGTCGTCGAGGTCGGGCCGACGGAGAAGATGTTCCAGAACCCGGACGACAAGCGCACGCGCGACTACATCACCGGCCGCTTCGGCTGA